The Kryptolebias marmoratus isolate JLee-2015 linkage group LG9, ASM164957v2, whole genome shotgun sequence nucleotide sequence CCCGTTTCGACTcgctttcattttctgtccgGGGGGctcaaaacccaaaacaaaccgCGACCATGTACCGGTGTGCTGCGTTCGTTTTACTTCTATCCTTTGGAATCGGTATGTATCACGGCACCATCACCccgcttttgttttattatttcgaAAAAGTCAGGTCCGTTTCTGAGAAGTGACGCGGTAAACTTCTGGTAAACTCTGGGCCCGATGCCTCTTCTTCCTTCTTCTCCTTAATGCTGCTCTGGAAGAAGATGAGACTGTTTCTCTCGGCCCTAGCTGGTATAAATGTGAagttgtttgtgcttttgtggaGGCACTCAGACGGAGTTGGCGAGCAGCTCTGCCTCTCAGGAGCCTCGGTCGTGATGCTCCGCTGTGTTAGCTTCAATGCTAATTGTTACCTGCGTCAACCTAAAACTCACCGCTGCCTTGTAGCCATAAAGAGCTTAAACAGCAGCTATTTATGCTTTCAAACCAACACAAACTACATCACCTCGAACATGTTCTCCAAATCAACTAGCCGATAGAGCATTAGCGCTACCGACATCTTATTACTAAATGTTTTTGGGCGACTTAGCTAACGTAGCCGTTAGCTGTTTTCCCCCCCTATTTTTCTGATAATTTAAACTCGAATTACACGTaaagtgttgcattttttaGCTGCACGTATTGCTGATTTACAGCAGCTGCAAATGCAAAAGGTAAGAGAGTGAAAACGCGTTGATAGTTGTTGTCACGGTTTTAAGAGGGTTTAAAGTTGTGCTAATCGAGCTAGCTATGCTAGCTTACTGTAAATTAGCACGTGACAGTGAAGCCCGAGGTTACTTCAGGTGAactagtttaattttttttttacagcgtTACCTATAGGTGGGTTTACTGACTCTCAAAGCAACCAGAATCGTAAAATGGACATATGTTGCACCTTAAGTTTGGTCGTCATGTGACTTTAGTCCACGGAAATCAGAGTTCAGTCTTATCCTGGCTTCTTTATTCtctaaaaaaaaggtcataaacATTTGTAGAGCTTCAGCGGTATCCCTGGTATAAATATCGAAGATTCTAGCAGGCACCTGAGTTGATGACAAAGCATAGTGTTAAGACCTTATCAGTTATCTAAATGGACTTTGCCCTCCCTTCTGTTAAATTGCATGCTGTTATTCAGTCAGTGCAAAGTTAACAGAGTTAGGGGTTTTGGATAAGAAGAAGCCTCCACGTGCTGTCAGGACAACTACTTTACATGTTATTAAAATGGTCAAACGTCACATtgtgaaagctgttttttttttttaaacttgaggTCCCTATTTGGACCTAATCCAAGCTGTTTAGTCATTAGCCTACGACCTCATCTTGTGCTCAAGCGTCAAGTAGAAATGTGATTTATTATGAATGTTATCGTAAATTGTTGTCCGCTCAGTGTTGACCTGTAAGGATCAGCTCCTTTAATGCTCACGCTCAGCTGATAATGAGTTCAGCTCCTTTAATACCCTCTAAAGAGGAAGAAGACATGGCCAGAGGATAGAATAACTTTTGGATGTTCTTTTGACTACATCCTTTGAGGGGTGGGGAAATCTAAAGCTGCCCTTGAACTATTTTCCACTAATAATATTTAATCAAAACCTGAATAACAAgaggtgtgtttttcttttcagtgttcCACCAGTCTCATGGCATTGAGGTGAACGTCACAGAAGACAAAAAGCTATGTCTCTACGCCGACTTAATGCTCAAATTCTCAGTCTCCTACGAAATAGCTGACAACaaggtgggtttttttctctcgCCAAATGTCATTTGGTACGTCAGGCTGTTGCTGAAATGCTTTGACTTGGCTCCCCGTCACGAAACCTGAGTAACGTGACTTGTCACATTACTGCTGAGGAAGTGTCGCCGTGAAAAAGGGGAAGTGGGGGAGTCATGACAAAGGCAGGCAGATACTCGCTACTCAGCATTTTATTTGGTGTGTTTCCCCGATTCGCATCCTTCAATTGTTAGGTcctggtttcttttttcaacTTGTCACATGTTGGGCAAATGAATGACAATCACAGAAATATAATCCATAACCAGTTAAAACAGTTATTAAggggttttatttaaagtaggGCAGTCGCATTGGATCAACAATTTAAATATACTGTTTCCAACTAAGGTTTTCgggttatttaatttatttgggATTGAGCACAGCTATAACACACTCAGTTGAACCAGTGGCTAATTTCGATTTTGTAGTCCCTAAGCAGGTAAAGACCTAATTTATACAGGATATAAAACCCAATCAATACCACCAGCATGGATTCAGggtctaaaaacacaaatcagtgCTACTGAACACaattgaaaacaataaatggtaAACTCTAAGCTAATTATTCTTAATGTTAACCATGCTAATTATTGTTGACAGCACTGaccaatataaaaaaaaacaggtcttgGGGGGGAAAATATTGaatttctcactttttttttccaactcacCAGGAAGTGTTTCTCCCTCAtggtaattatttaaaaaaattatcatcTTTTAAAGATCTGGTCGTTATTGACAGATATATCTGGTTGTTTTCATTGCTAAAgtgaattttgatttttttaaacatggagTTGGTATTTTTTCACATGTTTACTTTGATTTATGGCATGACTCAAGTTTTTGACGTTTCAGCCAATTAAAGTGTAACTAAACAGCTTTTgaatgtgaatttatttaccttttgtttttgtattaaagctcctatcaaatgtatttttcttctctgcacCCGTGAAAACATAGTTTTGAATTTATTCCCCTCATTTTCAGCAGTAAGATCATCAAATTACTGAACAGCACAACCTTTGAAGTGTTACTTTCATCAGACTAGGAGCTGAAGTGAACATATTAAATCAGGCTTGATGGACTTCAAATCAACTTCTGTTTAATAGTTTTGATTAAATGactctctgctgtttttttcagaGTCGCACTGTTTTGTTTGCCCTTCCTGAAAACGCTACATCCGACGGCAGTAAATGTGATCCCAAAAACTCCATCCTGAAGCTTAATTTTGGAGCCGGGAACTCCTGGAGTGTGAACTTTATCCCAAGTGTAAATAGTTACCAGGCAGACCAGATAACATTTTCCTACAATCTCAGTGACACCAACTTCTTCCCTGACTCTTCATCAAATGGTAACTTTCTCCATCacctttttatattaaaaacgtaaaaagaaaaaaactgatgaacaacctcattactgatttatttatgtttttcctcTAGAAACGATCACTGTGTCGCAGAATGCCAGCATTAAAGATGTTGAGATGGACACCTGCTACTCTTGTAAAAGTAAAGAGGTGATCTCAGCCGATCAGGTCAACATGACGCTGTGGAACGTTCTCATTCAGGCTTTCGTCACCAACGGGAGCAAGAGTGAGAACAGTAAGTGCAGATGTCGGCATGCAGAATGTTTCTCTCACAGTTCGACTTCTGACGCTCCGTCTCTCTGTTTTCTGATCAAACAGTAACGTCCTGTGCTGCGGATGTACCCTCAACCCCTGTTCCAACCACCGCTGCTCCCGTGACCCCGACCTCCACcactcccacccccacccccgcccNCCCCCACTCCTCAAACTGGAAACTACACTGTTTCTAAGAACAACGAAACCTGCCTGTTGGCCGACTTTGGCCTCCGGATTGGTTTCAAACTAAACCAGGTATGCTCATAAAGACAGAATTATTATGATGTGATCTGAgattataatttttattattatttttataacccGTCGCCAAAAGGTGAGGCCAAACGTATGTGTGTGTTgcacatgtgtttgtgtcttattttaagaacataatcattggatggacgtctagaactgtttaacttttagagtcaacaaaattcaagatggctgccacagccagctgacattctaaaacacacaaaaaatggctacagctcggtc carries:
- the lamp2 gene encoding LOW QUALITY PROTEIN: lysosome-associated membrane glycoprotein 2 (The sequence of the model RefSeq protein was modified relative to this genomic sequence to represent the inferred CDS: inserted 2 bases in 1 codon), with translation MYRCAAFVLLLSFGIVFHQSHGIEVNVTEDKKLCLYADLMLKFSVSYEIADNKSRTVLFALPENATSDGSKCDPKNSILKLNFGAGNSWSVNFIPSVNSYQADQITFSYNLSDTNFFPDSSSNETITVSQNASIKDVEMDTCYSCKSKEVISADQVNMTLWNVLIQAFVTNGSKSENITSCAADVPSTPVPTTAAPVTPTSTTPTPTXPPXPTPQTGNYTVSKNNETCLLADFGLRIGFKLNQKYQEMNFNPDRANVSGSCGVNSSELVLVSDEMTITFTFVNDTKKFRLHALNVTVDAVFNESSTNLSLWETNVGSSYMCNKEQNATISERLNLYTFNLRVQPFGVKKGVFSTAVDCQAEAESYVVPIAVGVALVILILIVVVAYFIGRRRNMASGYQSF